In Bacillus carboniphilus, the DNA window CCAAATGGTGTGCTTTGTAATCTGTCCAAATCATAAAAACAGGTCCGAAACAAAATGTAGACCGATCATTTGTTATGGAAAGTTGGAGTTTTATGTTGTTTTTAGGTAATCTAAGACTGGATGCAATTTCCTGGCTTACAATTACAGTGCGAGTGTTGTTTGAATCTTGAACTTTGTCTATAAAGGCCACTTTTTCCTCAAGTCCAAGTTTCAGAGTATATTCATGGGGGATGAGTTGCTCTTGTTTTATAATAAAGTTTGGAACCAAAATCGTATTTTCTTGAAGCAAAGGATCAACTTGAATCGTACATACATACATAGCACTCATCCTTCTATGTGGGGTAAACTTAGTCCCTGCACAATATACGCATACGCCCATTTTTGTTTTATCCTATGAAAAACAAGGTGGAAGCGTGCTTTGTACTATAGATTGGAAGAATTTGAAATTGAAAGGTGATTAATGATGAATATTTGGGTAATGATCCTTTTCCTAGGTTCAATCGGTGCAGTAATTGGAGGTATCACCAATTTCTTAGCCATCAAAATGTTATTTAGACCGTATAACCCGATATACATAGGAAAATTTAAGCTTCCTTTTACTCCAGGTCTAATACCAAAGAGGCGTGATGAGCTAGCCCAGCAGTTAGGAAAACTAGTTGTTGAACATCTCATTACAAAAGAACGGTTGGAAAATCGCTTATTAACGGGTTCTTTTAAGGAAGAAATGACTGAACTTGTCCAACAGGAAGCCAAGAAGCTATTGGTCTCCGAAAAATCAATTCAACATGTGCTTGAGGGTTTAGGAATTCACGATATGGAAGAAAGGGCCGATCACTTTATAAATGAAAAGGTGGAAGCTGCCTATCTTAAAATCATGGAAAAGTACGGGGAAAGTACGATTGGACAAACGTTACCAGAAGAATTAAAAGGAGACATTCGGAATAAAATTCATGTCATAACTTCTTATATACTGGAGAAAGGAGAAGCGTATTTTTCCAGTGCGGAAGGAAAATGGCGCATTCAAAAAATGGCCGATGATTTCATGCAAAATCGTGGGATGTTAGGGAATATGCTTCAAATGTTTTTAGGAAATGTGAACCTTGTCGATAAAATTCAACCGGAAATCATAAAATTTATCCGCAACGAAGGGACACATGATTTACTATATTCTCTGTTCTGTAACGAATGGGACAAGCTGCAGGAACAGAAATTGGAAGAAATTGAAGGGAAGTTTGACCGTGAGCAAATTGTAACCCTTTTTCAAAATGTTGTGAGAAATGCGGTCCCTGTTCATTCCCTACTACAGAAGTCAGTGAAGGAGACAATCGACCCGTTTTCAAACTCGATTATTCATACCTTTATTCCAAAGCTTGTAGATATTGGTGGGAAAGGGATTGTGACGAACCTAGACCAACTATTGGCTAAGTTACAAATTGACCAGCTTGTACAAGAACAAGTAAAGTCTTTTTCATTAGAAAGAGTGGAGGAAATGGTACTGTCGATTACTCGGTCTGAACTAAAAATGATTACTTATCTAGGAGCTTTACTCGGTGGAGTGATTGGCGTCATTCAGTCTGTCATCCTTCAAGTGATTGCCTAGATTCGATTCACTCCTCGAAATCCTTTACATAGTCTGTTATAGTGGAGTGAGACTCGAGAAGGAGGATGAAAACATGTCCGTAAATTTATATGATGTGGCATACGACCTAGAAAAAGCGGTGCGTCAAAGTGAGGAATTTACTCAGTTGCAACAAGCCTATAAGGAAGTAAACCAAGACCCTGAAGCGGGGCGAATCTTTCAAAACTTCCGAGACATTCAAATGCAATTGCAACAAAAACAAATGACCGGCCAAGAAATTACAGAGGAAGAGGTTCAGCATGCCCAAAAAGCAGCAGCCCTTGCTCAACAAAATGCAAAGATCGGTAAACTTCTAGAAGTAGAACAACGTATGAGCTCTGTTATCGCAGAACTAAATAAAATCATCATGAAGCCCCTAGAAGAACTCTACGGCGGCCTTGGTATGTAATAAACATCCCTCTTCCAGCACAAGTTGGCAGGGGGATTTTTTATTGGGCGTTTGGCGGTGGAATACGCTTGGATTTCGGGGAATACGCTCGGAATGCAACACCATATATCGCGCCCAAATAGAACCATGACCTCGTCCCACCCACCACAACAACATATCAGGCACATGGCCCTACATAAAATCAAAGCTTGTTTAGTTCTAAGTCCCCGCATTCGGACATATTTCTTTTATAAGATACTTACACCTTAGAATGGGGGAATTGGTTTGATACATCGCATGGTAGCTTTATCCATAAGTGGGACCGTCCTCGACAGCCATGGCCGAGTTAATAAATCAGTTAAGGAATCACTGCAATATGTTCAAAATAAAGGAATTGAAGTGGCATTTGTAACTTCACTTCCCTACACATACGTAAAAAAGATTACAAAGGCTCTAAAAACAAAAGCGAAAATTATTTCACATTATGGGACCTATATCTCTTCAGGAGATGCGAAACCAATCTATGTTCGAAGAATTCAAGAAGATATAACTGTGGATATTCTAACCTTATTAGAATCCTTCCCATGTCATATAAAAGTAGTGAACGAACATACGTCCATTAGCAGTCAAATTGAAAATCAAAAACAATTAAAATCGAGAGCCATTTTCTCTCCTGGGGATCGAACTCCTTATCAGGTAAGGTTTGTTGAAAATCTAATTGAAGCTGTGCAACATGAGGAAACGGCACCGCTACACATTGATGTCCAATTCAATGACCATGATGATCTTTTAGATGCCCAAAAAGCATTAAAGGGAATGTTTGATGAGATTGATTTTGAAATCGAGCCACACAACCAGCTCGTTATTCTGCCTGAAGGCGTCTCTACCTTAAAATCCTTTCACTATTTGGCCGATTATCTCGGGGTCAAAATGAGTGAAACCGTGGGCATTGGTTACAGCATGGATGATGTGGAGTGGCTGGAGACGTGCGGACTTATCGTGGCTATGGGTGACTCACCTAAACAGCTTCGTGAAAGAGCAGACTGGATTACACGGTCTGTTGAGGAAAATGGTGTTGCATACATGGTAATGGAGCATTTCCGAAAGCAGCAGCCAATTGAATTTTTAAAGAAGATGAATATTATTGATTAGAGAGCGGGGGCTGGTGCCTCCGTTTTTGTTTTGTTTGAAGAATAAGAGAAAGTTTATGTCCTAGTTTTGGAGTAGAAAAAGAAAAAGGAGAACGAAAATCCGGTTTATGTTCTAGTTTTTAAAGTAGAGGAAAGAAAAGTAGAACATAAGTAAGTTTTATGTCCTAGTTTTGGAGTAGAAAAAGAAAAAAGAGAACGAAAATCCGGTTTATGTTCTAGTTTTAAACTCGAGGAAAGAAAAGTAGAACATAAGTAAGATTTATGTCCTAGTTTTGGAGTAGAAAAAGAAAAAAGAGAACGAAAATCCGGTTTATGTTCTAGTTTTTAAAGCCGAGGAAATAAAAGTAGAACATAAATCTGTTTTATGTCCTAGTTTGAAGCTCACAAGGATAAAAAGGTGAACAAAAGTCCCTTTTAAATCTAGGAAAGAGACTTAATTGAGTGAGCAAGCTCTAATTTCTTAAGTATCCCTCAAAAACGGCACTTCATAAATCACTCCCCCCCTACACAATTTTCCCATCCACCCAAACCATTGACCCTACCTTCCTTCATTCTGTAAACTAGAGGCAGTGTGTAAAAAAAGGACTGATAAATATGAAAATGAACCTTTATGGTATAAATGATGAACGGCTAGTTAGACCCCTACAGTTGATTGCTGATTTATTTTATGAAGAATGTGAAGTGCAGTGGGCGGACGAGACCACGGAGGAGATGGACTTTTCGATTACGGTTGATATCCAAAGAGAAAAAACTGGATTCCAAGTGGATGTCATTTTGAAAAATCACAAGTCTGGCACCAAGCAAACAGAAAGCTCTGCCCGTGATTGGCCTAGCCAAGACCTGTCTGACAAAGACGCTTTTAAACTAATAAAAAGAGAAATATCAAGATGCTTCTTAAAAACATTACAAACTGAAACAGGCATCGTTCAAAAATGGGGATTCCTCACAGGAATTCGCCCGACAAAATTGCTTCATAAAGAAATGCAAAACGGCACGCCGATTCAACAGGCCCACCAAAAACTAAAAGAAGAATATATGATTCAGGATGAAAAAATTGATCTCATGCAGCAAATTGTAGAAAGACAGCTTGCGATGATTCCTGACCTTTATAGCCTCAAAAACGAGGTTAGCATATATATCGGGATTCCATTCTGCCCTACAAAATGCGCTTATTGTACGTTCCCAGCTTATGCCATTAACGGAAAACAAGGGAAGGTTGATTCCTTCTTGGGAGGACTGCATTTTGAAATCAGAAAAATTGGTGCGTGGTTAAAAGAAAAAGGAATCAATATCACGACGATTTATTACGGTGGAGGGACTCCGACAAGTATTACAGCTGAAGAGATGGATCTCTTATATGAGGAAATGTACACCTCGTTCCCTGATGTCAAAAACGTTAGAGAAATTACGGTGGAAGCGGGAAGACCAGATACTATCACGCCTGCTAAACTAGAGGTACTGAATAAATGGAACATTGACCGAATCAGTATTAACCCTCAGTCGTACACGCAAGAAACGCTAAAGGCTATTGGGCGACATCATACGGTTGAAGAGACAATTGAAAAGTTTTGGATAGCAAGAGAGCACGGTATGAAAAATATTAACATGGACTTAATTATTGGATTACCAGGGGAAGGGACGGCTGAGTTAGCTCATTCGTTAGAAGAGACAGAAAAGCTCATGCCAGAATCTTTAACTGTTCACACTCTCTCATTCAAAAGAGCTTCCGAGATGACAAGGCATAAGAGTCGCTATAAAGTGGCAGATCGTCCGGAAGTAGAACGGATGATGGACATGGCGAGTGAGTGGACGAAAGAACATGGATATGTTCCTTACTATCTCTATCGTCAAAAAAATATCCTCGGGAACCTCGAGAATGTAGGATATGCGTTTCCAGGACAAGAAAGTCTATACAACATCATGATTATGGAAGAAATGCAAACCATTATAGGGTTGGGATGTGGAGCGTCCTCTAAGTTTGTACATCCGGAAACAGGGAAGATAACGCGTTTTGCTAATCCTAAAGATCCAAAATCGTATAATGAAGGCTTTGAACATTATACGGATGAAAAGATAAAGATCTTGGAAGAACTATTTTCAAGCGTTCCAGCCAAAAAATAAATACAAAAAAGGCGCCAAGCATTAAGAGGGCGCCTTTTCAATTTAAGTATGAAACAACAACAATTTCCCTTCAGGTGAAGTACAACGGTGTGTCTTTTCGAGTAGGTTTTGACTCGTTAGCATTTCTGTTCCTTTTTCTTTTGCTTCTGTATCATTGGCAGCTTCGAAAGCTTCGTCTAAAATTTTCTCACCATTTTTTTCAAAGACTGTTAGTTTATAAGTTTTCATAGCATCACCTTTATCCCCTTTGATTTTCTTCATTATGTAATAATTCTGTGAAAATATCAATCCATCCATTGTGTTTATGGATATTTATGGGTATAGTAAAATTTGGTTTTATGGGAACCTAAAGTTGTGAAGTTCGTATATAAACAGAGAGAAAAGGGGGCAAAACAACGATGAGTTTAAAGATTAGTAATGTTACGAAACGATTTGGTAGTTTTACAGCAGTCAATGATATATCACTTGAAATCCCCGAGAGAGAAATATTCGGATTCCTAGGTGCCAATGGGGCAGGGAAAACAACCACGTTTCGGATGGTTCTCGGATTATTGGATCCAACAGATGGACAAATTACATGGAATAAACAAAAGGTTAGCTACGATATTACAAATGAAATCGGCTATCTTCCTGAAGAAAGAGGCCTTTATCCTAAACTGAAAATTAACGACCAACTTGTTTATTTGGCAAAACTAAAAGGCATGAATAAGACTGAGGCCACATCAGAGCTGAAAAAATGGTTGGATCGTTTCAAAGTACCTGAGTATTTTAATAAGAAGGTTGAGGATTTATCTAAAGGGAATCAGCAAAAGATTCAATTTATCTCAGCTGTTCTACATAAACCAAAGCTTTTAATCTTAGATGAACCGTTCAGTGGATTAGATCCTGTCAATGTAGAGCTTTTAAAGGAAGCGGTGGTTGAGTTAAAGAACCAAGGAACAACCATCGTTTTTTCAAGCCATAGAATGGAGCACGTAGAGGAATTGTGTGAAAACCTGTGTATTATGCACCATGGAAAACCAGTTGTGCACGGTGGACTGAAAGAAATCAAACGTGCATTTGGTAAAAAGAATGTTTCCGTAGTAGCAGACTTTGATCCAGGGTTCCTAAAAGACGTGCCAGGGGTTCTAAAAACTAAACAAACTGCAGCAGAATCTGTTTTCCAAATTGAAAGTGAAGAAGTTGCTCAAAAGATGTACAACGAACTGGCGGGCAAAGGGTTTGTAAGAAAATTTGAATTAGAAGAACCATCTTTAAATGATATTTTTATAGAGAAAGTAGGTTCATCTTATGAATAAATTCTGGATTGTATTTTGGCAAACATACTCATCGAAAATCAAAGCTAAATCATTTTTGATTGTTACCTTAATTGCAGTGGGTGCCATTTTACTGATGACTAACATCAATAATATTATGGATTCTATTGGTTCTGATTCGGACTCGGCTAGTAAGATTGCAGTTGTTGATGAAACGAATGAGGTATTTGAGTCACTTCAGACACAACTGACCATGATGGAAGAAGACATTAGCCTCGTAAAAGTTGAGAGCGATGAAGACCTGAAAGCTCAAACATTAGAGGGGGAGTATGAGGCATACGTAACCATTACGCTTGATGAAAATCAGCTTCCTCAAGGTACCTATTATGCCCCAACTATTGTGGAAGCGATGACTGCAGGTATGATTGAAGGGGCCCTCCAACAGATTAAGGGACAAATGGCTGCCACGCAGTTAAACCTATCAGCTATGGAGCTTGCTTCATTAAATAGCCCGGTCCAATTTGAAAAAGTAGCGTTAGAAGAAAACGCTAAGTCTGAAGAAGAGTTAAATAGTGCACGCGGGATAGTGTATGTACTTCTTTTTGTCATTTATTTCTCCGTGATCTTGTATTCTTCAATGATTGGCTCAGAAGTAGCAACGGAAAAATCTTCAAGGGTCATGGAATTGTTAATCTCAAGTGTGTCCCCTGTTCAACAGATGTTTGCGAAGATTTTAGGAGTAGCTTTACTAAGTATCACTCAGTTAGGAATTATCCTAGGTGTTGGTTATTATTCTGTTAAACAAAATCTTCAATCGCTAGATTCCGGATTCTTTGAATTCTTTGGTTTCTCGAACATGCCAACATCAACGATTGTTTATGCGATTGTGTTCTGTTTACTAGGATACTTTTTATATGCGACCCTGTCTGCGTTTCTTGGATCCATCGTAAGTAGAATTGAAGATTTACAACAAACGTTAATGCCAGTCCAATTCTTAGTTATGATTGGCTTCTTTATCGCCATGTACGGTTTAGGTAACCCAGATACACCAATCGTTACGGTTGCATCCTATATCCCATTCTTTACACCTATTTTGATGTTTATGAGAGTGAGTATGCTTGAAATTTCAGTTGTTGAGATCATGGCAAGTATGGCAATTATGATTGCTACAATTGGAATATTGGCTTGGTTCGGTGCGAAAGTGTATCGTGGTGGAGTACTGATGTACGGCGCGAAAAATTCGTTAAAAGAAATTCGAAAAGCACTGCAGATTTCGAGGAATAACTAGAGATGTGGAAAGCTCCCTTTTAGCGAGGGAGCTTTTTTTGGTGTAGGTATGGGTGCAGAGGGGGTTAGTTCTGAAAAAAAGGTGGCGAGTTCTGAAAAAAAGGTGGCGAGTTCTGAAAAAAAGGGGCTGAGTTTTGAAAAAGAGATGTCGAGTTGTTCTTTTTTTTCTCCACACCAAAACTAGGACGTAAAACTTACTTATGTTCTACTTTTCTTTCCTCGGCCTTAAAACTAGAACATAAACCGGATTTTCGTTCTCTTTTTTCTTCCTCGACTCCAAAACTAGGACATAAAACATACTTATGTTCTACTTTTCTTTCCTCAGATTTAAAACTAGAACATAAACCGGATTTTCGTTCTCTTTTTTCTTCCTCGACTCCAAAACTAGAACATAAAACTAACTTATGTTCTACTTTTCTTTCCTCAGATTTAAAACTAGAACATAAACCGGATTTTTCTGAAAAAGAGGGGGCGAGTTCTGAAAAAGGGGTGCTGAGTTCTGAAAAAGAAGTGCTGAGTTCTGAAAAAGAGGTGCTGAGTTCTGAAAAAGGGGTGCCGAGTTCTGAAAAAGAGGAGCTGAGTTCTGAAAAAGGGATGCCTAGTTCTGAAAAAGAAGTGGCGAGTTCTGAAAAAAGAGGCTGAGCCTTGAATTTAGAAGTAGACCTGATGAGAGCAATGTTATAAACTATTTTATCGAACGTGCATTCGTATTTAATGTTTGGTAGAATAAGCTAAAAGGAAGTTTGACAGAGGAAGTGTCGTATGAAAGAGGTATCGTTTATCCACACAGCGGATCTTCATTTAGATAGTCCATTTGTAGGCTTGAAAAATCTTCCTTCTGCCCTTTATGAGCGGATGAAGGAAAGTACATTTTCTGCCTTTCGCAACCTAGTCCAATATGCCATTGAAAAAAGAGTTGATTTCATTTTAATCTCGGGTGACCTGTATGATGGTGAGGACAGAAGTATCCGAGCACAGCTTCGTTTTAAAAGAGAGATGGAAAAGCTTCATAATGCCAATATTCGTGTCTTTGTTATTCATGGAAATCATGATTTCTTAAATGGTTCTTGGACCCAGATCAAAATGCCAGATAATGTTCATATCTTTAAACCTGAGCCGGAAGCAGTTGAATTCAATCTCGAAAATGGAACCCATGTTTCGGTCGCAGGCTTTAGTTATGCTAAAAGGCATGAGATGGATCATAAACTAAGTCAATTTCCTACTATAAAAGCTGACTTAAAAATTGGGATGCTACATGGACATGATGGAACGGCAACAGACCATTTGGCTTACGCACCTTTTCGGATAAGTGATTTGCTTACACTCTCTTATGATTACTGGGCATTAGGGCATATCCATACAAGAAAAGTGCTGCATGAGGAACCTTATATCATTTATCCGGGAAACATTCAGGGCAGACATGTGAATGAGCGAGGAGAAAAAGGTTTTTACCATGTGACGTGGACACCAACAAACCAGGAAGCTCATTTTGTTAGCTGCCAGGATATTGAGTGGAGAAAAGAAACTCTTATTGTCTCTGAAACTAATGAGCCAGACGAGCTAGTACAGTCCTGGCATCAAATACTTAATCAAATAGAACAGGAAACAGACAGAGCATTTGTACGGCTAGAGTTAGAGTATAAGGGGGAACCTTTTGCAAGCACAAAACAATTTATTGAATCGGGCCACTTTTTGGAAGTCTTACAGGAAGAAGACATACTAGACGAAGAAAGCTTTGTTTGGGTAAATGAGGTCCGTGTCAATGAAGTACCAAGTGAGAAGGGGCTCACGGACCATCCGTTTTTAACGTGTTTAAAAGAGGTCATGGAACAAGAGCATTTGCCAAATGAATTAGACACGCTGTTACATCATAAAAAGGCATCACGTTTCTTACAAGAGATTCCTCAGCTCGAACTAGAGGAAATAAAAAAGGAAGCTATGAAAGTATTACTTCAATCCCTACATAGCTAAAGGAAGGTAATCTATGTTTATTAAAGAGCTGAAAATATATAAGTATGGAAAATGGACGAACACACACTTTCCTGAGATGCCTTCCTTTACTCATTTTCAAGGAGGGAATGAAGCAGGCAAGTCTACTCTGACCTCCTTTATCTTAAGTGTATTATTCGGTTTTCCTACCAAAAGAGACGACCGGTTTAGACCAGTTTCCCCATCTTCAAATGGAGTAGGTGGCATGCTTTTAGTTCAATGCCCTCAGAACGGGAATGTTCAAATTGAAAGAGTGTTTGGGAATAGGGCAGAAGTAGTCGTTACGTTAGAGGATGGCACGATTAAAGGAGAAGAGTGGCTGAAGGATTGGTTAGGTGGAGTAGATCGGTCATTATATGAGCAAATATACTTTTTTAATCTAGACGGCTTACAACATGTACATAAGATTCAACCAGAGGACATTACTCGATTTTTACTTTCTGCTAGTACACTCGGTTCAGAAAAGCTATTCCAGGTAGAAAATGAACTGTCCAAACAATTAGACACTCTTTTTAAACCACAAGGAAAAAATCCGGAACTGAATCAACAGCTAGCAAGGTTATTGGAGTTAGAAGCCAAGCTAAGGGAAAAGAAAAAGGGAATTGATCAGTACGATCAATTACTAGAGCGACAACATGAATGTCTTGAACAAGAAAACAAACTAACAACTGAAATGAACAATTTACAGCCTAAAATGGAAAGGGAGAAGGCATTTATTTCATCTCTTCCTCTCCTAATAAAAGAAACACAATTACAAGAAAAAATAGCGGAATATGAAGATTTGTCCTTTCCTGAAAAGGGTTTAGAACGTTGGAAGGAGTGGAGTCATGCCTTAAAGCCACTTTCGGCTCAGGAGATTTCACTGAAAGAAAAGCTTGAGAGCAACCGCTTAAAGCTATCTAAATTAAGTGATCCTATACTGCTTCCTGATAGAAGTAAAATAGAAGTTTTAATCGAACAAGCACCATTATTCAACCGGGATACAGAAACTGCTTCCGAACTGGAAACGAAACTACACCAAGTAGAAGGAAGGATTCAAGAGTACAGAGAACAGTTAAATATTGAAGATTTATCCACTTTCACTTGGAAAAGCTCGGATCTTAAAGAGGCTGAAATTTTATATGAAAAATACACACAGACTGAGAAACTACTATATGAGAAAAGAAATCAGGTAAAAGAGGAACAGCAGAAAGTTACTCATTCACTAGAGAAAGAAGCCCTTCTGAAGCGGGAGATTCTGAGCCCTCAAGAGTATGAAAGAGAAGAAGGTATGGTGATTGAATGGGAAACGAAAAAGTCCATTGAGAAGGAACGAGGAGCCATTGAAGAAGAAATGGCTCTCCTTGAACAAGAAAACCAACAACAAAAGAATGCCAACGCAAAAAAGAACAGAATAGAAAGGATCCTGTTTGGAGTTGTTGCTGGACTTTGCTTATTAGGAACTAGCCTATCGATCATAGAAAGTCAGTGGTCACTTGCTGGTTTAAGTGCCTTATTATTTTTATTTGTTGGATTTGGCTGGCAATATATAAAGCGCAACCAGGCCGCTTATAATCATACAGAAAGCAGGCGTTCTTTTTTAGAAAAGCAACTTCAGAAGTTAAAAGAGAAGGAACTGGATTTCACTTGTACGGAAGACATGTTTTTTACAGCCAAAGGAAAAGTAAAGCAGCACGAACAAGCTTCAGAGAATATTAGGGATCTCCAAAATAAACTAAAAGAGCAAACCTGGTATGCTGAAGAGATAAAGAGTGAACAGAGGAAATTAGAAGACCAACTAGACGCACTTGAAAACCAGTTAGCCAATCTTTACACGGATAGAACGGGTCAAAGTCCACTTAATCTTAGCCGGTTTTCTGTAGAACTTCCCATTATTCAAGGGATTTACCATTATGTATCCGAAAAAACGAAGCTTCAAACGGAGAGGGATCAGCTCATCCAACGAATAGAGCCATTTCAAAATGAACTGCAAGTGTGGGCTGATAAACTTGGAATATCCGGAACTTACCAAAGTATTTTAGCAACGATAAAGGCAGCTCTAGAGAAGGAGAAAGATGTAGAGCGAAGGAAAAAACACCAACAGGATATTCTGGACGATTTGCAATTCCAATTCCAGAAGGTTCAGCAAGAAAAGAATTTGATTCACGAAGAATTAAAAGCGCTGATGAAAAAAGCCTCCGTACCAGATGAGGAAGCATTCTTTGAAAAGGCCTATAAAGCTTCGGAGAGAGAGAAAGTATCGAAGCAATTAGAAGCTGTTCAAGAACAATTAGCCTTAACCCCTTTTACAAGGGAGGAAAGGCAAAGCTGGAAAAAAGATCAATTTGCTAATCCTTCAGAGAAGCTAGAACTTCTTGAAGAAAGGGAAAAGGAAATCCAAGCTGAGCTAGAAAAAGTACGGAAAGAAGCTATTTCTTTAGCTTATCAAATTGAGCAAATTGAAGATGGCGGTTCCTATATCGACTTACTCCACCAATACCATCAAGAAAAGGCTTCATTTCAGGAAGGTGCAAAAAAGTGGGCTGTCTATTCTCTGGCAAGGAGCTGGCTTCAAGAAGGAATGGTACAGTTTAAAGAAGGGACATTTCCGAAGGTATTGGATCATTCAGAAAAGCATTTTAAAGTACTAACAGACTTCAATTACGAAAGGGTCCAGTTTTCTTCTGATAATCAGGAGCTTCTTGTCCAGCATACATCGGGTAGTTGGTTCCCAGCCCATGCTTTAAGTCAAGGCACGAAAGAGCAATTATATGTGGCCCTACGCTTTGGTTTAATTGAGGCTCTTTACCCGGGCTTGGCATTACCTATCATTATTGACGATAGCTTTGTTAACTTTGATTCAGTGCGTGTTTCAAAGGTCATTGAAACTTTGAGGGATTTGAGTAAAACTCATCAAATTATTTTTCTGTCTTGCCACCCACAATTGGCAGAGCACTTTACTGAGGAAGAAATCATTCATTTAGAAAGAATACAGAACACGTCAGCAGTAGGCTAGACTGTATGGTAGCAAAGAGGCGAGAATGACATTCTTGCCTCTTCCAGATGAAGGAAGATTCTGCAACTGGATGAAGTCATGTCTGTTTCATAGTAGAATGAGAGAAAAGAAGACTTATACAAGTGGAGGGGAGAACCATGTCAAAAGGAATTACTTTTGCAGATGTTGGTGAGCAAGTCGAACAATATTTACTTATTAAAAACGTTACAAAAGGCACCACGAATACGGGAAAGCCTTTCT includes these proteins:
- a CDS encoding AAA family ATPase — translated: MFIKELKIYKYGKWTNTHFPEMPSFTHFQGGNEAGKSTLTSFILSVLFGFPTKRDDRFRPVSPSSNGVGGMLLVQCPQNGNVQIERVFGNRAEVVVTLEDGTIKGEEWLKDWLGGVDRSLYEQIYFFNLDGLQHVHKIQPEDITRFLLSASTLGSEKLFQVENELSKQLDTLFKPQGKNPELNQQLARLLELEAKLREKKKGIDQYDQLLERQHECLEQENKLTTEMNNLQPKMEREKAFISSLPLLIKETQLQEKIAEYEDLSFPEKGLERWKEWSHALKPLSAQEISLKEKLESNRLKLSKLSDPILLPDRSKIEVLIEQAPLFNRDTETASELETKLHQVEGRIQEYREQLNIEDLSTFTWKSSDLKEAEILYEKYTQTEKLLYEKRNQVKEEQQKVTHSLEKEALLKREILSPQEYEREEGMVIEWETKKSIEKERGAIEEEMALLEQENQQQKNANAKKNRIERILFGVVAGLCLLGTSLSIIESQWSLAGLSALLFLFVGFGWQYIKRNQAAYNHTESRRSFLEKQLQKLKEKELDFTCTEDMFFTAKGKVKQHEQASENIRDLQNKLKEQTWYAEEIKSEQRKLEDQLDALENQLANLYTDRTGQSPLNLSRFSVELPIIQGIYHYVSEKTKLQTERDQLIQRIEPFQNELQVWADKLGISGTYQSILATIKAALEKEKDVERRKKHQQDILDDLQFQFQKVQQEKNLIHEELKALMKKASVPDEEAFFEKAYKASEREKVSKQLEAVQEQLALTPFTREERQSWKKDQFANPSEKLELLEEREKEIQAELEKVRKEAISLAYQIEQIEDGGSYIDLLHQYHQEKASFQEGAKKWAVYSLARSWLQEGMVQFKEGTFPKVLDHSEKHFKVLTDFNYERVQFSSDNQELLVQHTSGSWFPAHALSQGTKEQLYVALRFGLIEALYPGLALPIIIDDSFVNFDSVRVSKVIETLRDLSKTHQIIFLSCHPQLAEHFTEEEIIHLERIQNTSAVG